From a region of the Stenotrophomonas sp. BIO128-Bstrain genome:
- a CDS encoding sugar MFS transporter yields the protein MDTPAAVRGQHVQSNGVALAVVTAIFFMWGFLTCLNDILIPHLKAAFALTWVQAMLVQFTFFGAYFLMSLPAGRLVAAVGYKRGIVAGLAIAGVGALLFWPAAQAHVYGLFLGALFVLATGITVLQVAANPYVALLGPEQTSSSRLTLAQSMNALGTTIAPLFGGLLILSAAPRTADELALLPQAEALAYRAAEAQSVQLPYFGLAVALFVLAVAIWMFRLPAIPGVEGAAATGSGRLRDALRHRHLRYGVLAIFFYVGAEVSIGSVLVNFLSMPGIGEGLTEQEATRYVSLYWGGALVGRLLGAALLTRLDPRRMLGVFALIVIALLTVTMLGSGNLAKWSVVSIGLFNSIMFPTIFALAIARLGTLTGQASSLLVMAIVGGAVIPLAMGWLADHHGLQVSFLLPMLCYLFIAFYAWRGSRHSH from the coding sequence ATGGACACTCCTGCTGCCGTCCGCGGACAACATGTGCAAAGCAATGGCGTTGCACTGGCCGTGGTCACCGCCATCTTTTTCATGTGGGGTTTCCTCACCTGCCTCAACGACATCCTGATTCCGCACCTGAAGGCGGCGTTCGCGCTCACCTGGGTGCAGGCGATGCTGGTCCAGTTCACCTTCTTCGGCGCGTACTTCCTGATGTCGCTGCCCGCCGGTCGCCTTGTCGCGGCGGTGGGCTACAAGCGCGGCATCGTTGCCGGCCTGGCCATCGCCGGTGTGGGCGCGCTGTTGTTCTGGCCGGCGGCACAGGCGCATGTGTATGGCCTGTTCCTCGGCGCGCTGTTCGTGCTGGCCACCGGCATCACCGTGCTGCAGGTCGCTGCCAATCCCTATGTTGCGCTGCTCGGTCCGGAGCAGACCAGTTCCAGCCGGCTGACCCTGGCGCAGTCGATGAACGCGCTGGGCACCACGATCGCGCCGTTGTTCGGCGGCCTGCTGATTCTCTCGGCCGCGCCGCGCACCGCCGATGAACTGGCCCTGCTGCCGCAGGCCGAGGCACTGGCTTACCGCGCCGCCGAAGCGCAATCGGTGCAGCTGCCGTACTTCGGCCTGGCCGTCGCGCTGTTCGTGCTGGCGGTGGCGATCTGGATGTTCCGCCTGCCGGCCATTCCCGGCGTGGAAGGCGCGGCCGCCACCGGCAGTGGCCGCCTGCGCGATGCGCTGCGCCATCGCCACCTGCGCTATGGCGTGCTGGCCATCTTCTTCTACGTGGGCGCGGAGGTCTCGATCGGCAGCGTGCTGGTCAATTTCCTTTCGATGCCCGGTATCGGTGAGGGGCTGACCGAGCAGGAAGCCACGCGCTACGTGTCGCTGTATTGGGGGGGGGCGCTGGTCGGCCGTCTGCTGGGTGCGGCATTGCTGACCCGGCTGGACCCGCGCCGCATGCTGGGGGTCTTCGCGTTGATCGTGATCGCCCTGCTGACGGTGACGATGCTCGGCAGCGGCAACCTGGCCAAGTGGAGCGTGGTCAGCATCGGCCTGTTCAACTCGATCATGTTCCCGACCATCTTCGCGCTGGCCATCGCCCGCCTGGGCACGTTGACCGGGCAGGCCTCCAGCCTGCTGGTGATGGCGATCGTGGGCGGCGCGGTGATCCCGCTGGCGATGGGCTGGCTGGCCGACCATCACGGGCTGCAGGTGTCCTTCCTGCTGCCGATGCTGTGCTACCTGTTCATTGCCTTCTACGCCTGGCGCGGTTCACGCCACAGCCACTGA
- a CDS encoding LacI family DNA-binding transcriptional regulator: MRSRIEDVAAVAGVSIKTVSRVLNNEPNVRAETRERVLAAVTRLGYKPNLSARSLAGQRSYALALVYNNPSRNYLMEIQNGMLEACHAHHYNLILGPVGTARRTLPDLAALFENSRPDGVVLIPPLTDDAVVLAYLEEHEIPYASIAPRHPDGCIGVRMDETTAVVELIGHLVAQGHRRIGHIKGPRAHGACQWRLAGYRQALRQYGIAYDPALVVNGQFSFESGIEAANALLDLPEPPSAIFAANDDMAAAVFRVAGQRGLRIPRDLSVCGFDDTPIAGHIYPALTTVRQPTASMGRLATEQLIDRIRSPEAGVMVTVDHAVLVRESTHPPRRR; this comes from the coding sequence ATGCGTAGTCGTATCGAGGATGTCGCCGCCGTTGCGGGTGTATCGATCAAGACGGTCTCCCGCGTGCTCAACAACGAGCCCAACGTGCGCGCGGAAACCCGCGAGCGGGTGCTGGCCGCCGTGACGCGGCTGGGCTACAAGCCCAACCTCTCCGCGCGCAGCCTGGCCGGGCAGCGCTCGTATGCACTGGCGCTGGTCTACAACAATCCCTCGCGCAACTACCTCATGGAAATCCAGAACGGGATGCTGGAGGCGTGCCATGCCCACCACTACAACCTGATCCTGGGCCCGGTCGGCACGGCGCGCCGCACCCTGCCCGACCTGGCTGCGCTGTTCGAGAATTCGCGCCCGGACGGGGTGGTGCTGATCCCGCCGCTGACCGATGACGCGGTGGTGCTGGCCTACCTGGAAGAGCATGAGATTCCGTATGCGTCCATCGCACCGCGGCATCCGGACGGCTGCATCGGCGTGCGCATGGATGAGACCACCGCAGTGGTTGAACTGATCGGTCATCTGGTCGCGCAGGGGCATCGCCGCATCGGCCATATCAAGGGCCCGCGCGCGCACGGGGCCTGCCAGTGGCGTCTGGCCGGCTACCGCCAGGCATTGCGCCAGTACGGCATCGCCTACGATCCGGCGCTGGTGGTCAACGGGCAGTTCTCGTTCGAATCCGGCATCGAGGCGGCCAATGCACTGCTGGACCTGCCAGAGCCGCCGAGCGCGATCTTCGCCGCCAACGATGACATGGCCGCCGCGGTGTTCCGCGTCGCCGGGCAGCGCGGCCTGCGCATTCCCCGCGACCTGTCGGTCTGCGGCTTCGATGACACGCCGATCGCCGGGCACATCTACCCGGCGCTGACCACCGTGCGCCAGCCGACCGCCTCCATGGGCAGGCTGGCCACCGAGCAGTTGATCGACCGCATCCGCTCCCCGGAGGCCGGGGTCATGGTCACCGTCGACCATGCGGTGCTGGTGCGCGAATCCACGCACCCCCCGCGTCGCCGCTGA
- a CDS encoding glycoside hydrolase family 3 protein produces the protein MTSSNKTILATCLLAALASTAGAAPATGERLKDWPHVTSAIGPDAALEARVQEIVAQMTLAQKVGQMTQPEIKMITPDQVRQYYIGSVLNGGGSWPGMDKHATVAQWLQLADAYRAASLATDARTPIPVIWGTDAVHGHNNVYRATLFPHNIGLGAAGDAALIERIGRATAHAVRATGIDWVFAPTLAVAHDPRWGRTYESYSSDPHVVREFAQAYVKGAQGRFGDDGNVVATAKHYIGDGATDSGRDQGEALVDKATMINVHGQGYYGALGEGVQTVMASFNSWNDRSGGVDYGKMHGNKALLTGALKEKMGFDGFVVSDWNGIAQVPGCRNDSCAQAINAGIDMVMVPDDWKAFIANTIAQVESGEIPMARIDDAVTRILRVKLRAGLFDHKPSDSRHAGDVAAVQHRELARQAVRESLVLLKNEAKVLPLRRDARVMVVGKSADNLSDQSGGWSLTWQGTENRNADFPTADSVLGALRAELGAQKVAYSADATALDPAQFDVVVAVIGETPYAETNGDILASDPVSHSRAYPQDLAVLRAAQASGKPVVTVYFSGRPMYTNDLLNHSQAFVAAWLPGTEGKGITDVLVAGKDGKPAHDFRGRLSFPWPGVPCPAPIDRPDPKQPPLFALGHGLSYRTPGKVDRLPEANPDNCGEVTTVPIFNRADTPPFALHVAAAGATQPLGNDLNATLRWPAAAPVVQVRTVQINTQQDAKEVTWLAPAQLIARSSSRRNLGALARNHGALQFDVQLVQRPVSPVKVTMQCGTGCEGGVDIAPVLATLSPGQKQTVTVPLACFAKQGVDLGAVEAPFVVSADKPFAAAFTQVRVSVDADNAAGGVRCP, from the coding sequence GTGACCAGCTCCAACAAGACGATTCTCGCTACCTGCCTGCTGGCTGCGCTGGCCTCGACGGCCGGTGCCGCACCGGCCACCGGTGAACGCCTCAAGGACTGGCCCCATGTGACCAGCGCGATCGGGCCGGATGCTGCGCTGGAGGCGCGGGTGCAGGAGATCGTGGCGCAGATGACGCTGGCGCAGAAGGTGGGCCAGATGACCCAGCCCGAGATCAAGATGATCACGCCCGACCAGGTCCGCCAGTACTACATCGGCTCGGTCCTCAATGGCGGCGGCTCCTGGCCGGGCATGGACAAGCACGCCACGGTCGCGCAGTGGCTGCAGTTGGCCGATGCGTATCGGGCGGCCTCGCTGGCCACCGATGCGCGCACACCGATCCCGGTGATCTGGGGTACCGATGCAGTGCACGGCCACAACAACGTCTACCGTGCCACGCTGTTCCCGCACAACATCGGGCTGGGCGCGGCCGGCGACGCCGCGCTGATCGAGCGGATCGGCCGGGCCACCGCACACGCGGTGCGTGCCACCGGCATCGACTGGGTGTTCGCGCCGACGCTGGCAGTAGCGCACGATCCACGTTGGGGGCGCACCTACGAAAGCTATTCCTCCGACCCGCACGTGGTACGGGAATTCGCCCAGGCCTACGTCAAGGGTGCGCAGGGGCGCTTCGGCGACGACGGCAATGTCGTTGCCACCGCCAAGCACTACATCGGCGATGGCGCGACCGACAGCGGCCGCGACCAGGGCGAAGCGCTGGTCGACAAGGCCACCATGATCAACGTGCACGGGCAGGGCTACTACGGTGCGCTTGGCGAAGGCGTGCAGACGGTGATGGCCTCGTTCAACAGCTGGAACGACCGCAGCGGTGGCGTCGACTACGGCAAGATGCACGGCAACAAAGCGCTGCTGACCGGCGCGCTGAAGGAGAAGATGGGCTTCGACGGTTTCGTCGTCTCCGACTGGAACGGCATCGCCCAGGTGCCGGGCTGCCGCAACGACAGCTGTGCGCAGGCGATCAACGCCGGCATCGACATGGTGATGGTGCCCGACGACTGGAAGGCCTTCATCGCCAATACCATCGCCCAGGTGGAGAGCGGGGAGATCCCGATGGCGCGCATCGATGATGCGGTCACCCGCATCCTGCGCGTGAAGCTGCGCGCGGGCCTGTTCGATCACAAGCCGTCCGACAGCCGCCATGCCGGTGACGTCGCCGCCGTGCAGCACCGTGAGCTGGCGCGCCAGGCCGTGCGTGAGTCGCTGGTGCTGCTCAAGAACGAGGCCAAGGTGTTGCCACTGCGCCGCGATGCGCGGGTGATGGTGGTCGGCAAGAGTGCCGACAACCTGTCCGATCAGTCCGGTGGCTGGTCGCTGACCTGGCAGGGCACCGAGAACCGCAATGCCGATTTCCCCACTGCCGATTCGGTGCTGGGTGCGCTGCGTGCCGAACTTGGCGCACAGAAGGTTGCCTACAGCGCCGATGCGACGGCGCTGGATCCCGCGCAGTTCGACGTCGTGGTGGCCGTGATCGGCGAGACGCCATATGCCGAAACCAACGGCGACATCCTCGCGTCCGATCCGGTCAGCCACAGCCGTGCCTATCCGCAGGATCTGGCCGTGCTGCGCGCGGCCCAGGCCAGTGGCAAACCGGTGGTGACCGTGTACTTCTCCGGGCGCCCGATGTACACCAACGATCTGCTCAACCACTCCCAGGCCTTCGTGGCGGCGTGGTTGCCGGGTACCGAAGGCAAGGGCATCACCGACGTGCTGGTGGCTGGCAAGGACGGCAAGCCCGCGCATGATTTCCGCGGGCGGCTGAGCTTCCCGTGGCCGGGCGTGCCGTGCCCGGCGCCGATCGACCGCCCGGATCCGAAGCAGCCGCCGCTGTTCGCGCTTGGCCACGGCCTGAGTTACCGCACCCCGGGCAAGGTCGACCGCCTGCCCGAAGCCAACCCGGACAACTGCGGCGAGGTCACCACGGTGCCGATCTTCAACCGGGCCGACACGCCGCCGTTCGCGCTGCATGTGGCGGCCGCTGGTGCCACCCAGCCGCTGGGCAACGACCTCAACGCCACGTTGCGCTGGCCGGCCGCCGCGCCGGTAGTGCAGGTACGCACCGTGCAGATCAATACCCAGCAGGATGCCAAGGAAGTGACCTGGCTGGCGCCGGCGCAGTTGATCGCACGCAGTTCCTCGCGGCGCAACCTGGGTGCGCTGGCCCGTAATCACGGCGCGCTGCAGTTTGACGTGCAGCTGGTGCAGCGCCCGGTGTCGCCGGTGAAGGTGACCATGCAGTGCGGTACCGGCTGCGAGGGCGGCGTGGATATCGCGCCGGTCCTGGCCACCCTTTCGCCGGGGCAGAAGCAGACCGTGACCGTACCGCTGGCGTGCTTTGCCAAGCAGGGCGTGGACCTGGGTGCGGTGGAAGCACCGTTCGTGGTGAGCGCCGACAAGCCGTTCGCGGCGGCGTTCACCCAGGTGCGCGTATCGGTGGATGCAGACAATGCGGCGGGCGGGGTGCGCTGCCCGTAG
- the rho gene encoding transcription termination factor Rho, with protein MSDITTSEPGSADAPAEKRVRKPRVAKAAANTAAEAGSPPSQPALPLAAASDAPAPAAAPSAAPQASAPAAPAGGDASPSQGGGQQDTGDGGQRNQNGRHQNQNQNQNQNQQGGQNPYQQGQGQGQNQGQGQGQGQGNRRDRFRNRRDRNRGGDRYNDDGMPQDNGEQQPFVRSQQANVPEGFPVYSLSDLKRMPAQKLLEIAEQLQISEGVARARKQDVIFALLKVLTRHGDGVAADGVLEILPDGFGFLRAAEASYLAGPDDTYISPSQIRRFNLRTGDHLSGRIRFPKDGERYFALSIVDTINGEPLEASKNKVLFENLTPLFPRKRFTLERGNGSSEDITGRILDLMAPQGKGQRSLIVSQPKAGKTMMMQQVATAITTNHPDVHLIVLLIDERPEEVTEMQRTVRGEVISSTFDEPAARHVQVAEMVIERAKRLVEHKKDVVILLDSITRLARAYNNVVPSSGKVLTGGVDANALHRPKRFFGAARNVEEGGSLTIIATALVDTGSKMDEVIYEEFKGTGNSEVHLSRRISEKRVFPAIDINRSGTRREDLLIEPELLQKIWILRKLLHPMDEMAAMEFLLDKMKNTKSNDEFFGSMKR; from the coding sequence TTGTCCGATATCACTACTTCCGAACCCGGGAGCGCCGACGCGCCCGCCGAGAAGCGCGTGCGCAAGCCGCGCGTCGCCAAGGCCGCCGCCAACACCGCTGCCGAGGCAGGTTCCCCCCCCTCACAACCCGCTCTGCCTCTGGCTGCCGCGTCTGACGCGCCGGCGCCGGCTGCTGCTCCTTCGGCAGCCCCGCAGGCATCGGCGCCGGCAGCTCCTGCCGGTGGAGACGCATCGCCCTCGCAGGGCGGTGGTCAGCAGGACACCGGCGACGGTGGCCAGCGCAACCAGAATGGCCGGCACCAGAACCAAAACCAAAACCAAAACCAGAACCAGCAGGGCGGGCAGAACCCGTACCAGCAGGGTCAGGGTCAGGGCCAGAACCAGGGCCAAGGCCAGGGTCAGGGCCAAGGCAACCGCCGCGACCGTTTCCGCAATCGCCGTGACCGCAACCGCGGTGGCGATCGCTACAACGACGACGGCATGCCGCAGGACAACGGCGAACAGCAGCCGTTCGTGCGCAGCCAGCAGGCCAACGTGCCCGAAGGCTTCCCGGTCTATTCGCTGAGTGACCTCAAGCGCATGCCGGCACAGAAGCTGCTGGAAATCGCCGAACAGCTGCAGATCTCCGAAGGCGTGGCCCGTGCCCGCAAGCAGGACGTGATCTTCGCCCTGCTCAAGGTGCTGACCCGTCATGGCGACGGCGTTGCCGCCGACGGCGTGCTGGAAATCCTGCCGGACGGCTTCGGCTTCCTGCGCGCGGCCGAAGCCAGCTACCTGGCCGGCCCGGACGATACCTACATTTCGCCCAGCCAGATCCGCCGCTTCAACCTGCGCACCGGCGACCACCTGTCCGGCCGCATCCGCTTCCCGAAGGACGGCGAGCGCTACTTCGCGCTGTCGATCGTGGACACCATCAACGGTGAGCCGCTGGAAGCATCCAAGAACAAGGTGCTGTTCGAGAACCTGACCCCGCTGTTCCCGCGCAAGCGCTTCACCCTGGAACGCGGCAACGGTTCGTCCGAAGACATCACCGGCCGCATCCTCGATCTGATGGCACCGCAGGGCAAGGGTCAGCGTTCGCTGATCGTCTCCCAGCCCAAGGCCGGCAAGACGATGATGATGCAGCAGGTGGCCACGGCGATCACCACCAATCATCCGGACGTGCACCTGATCGTGCTGCTGATCGATGAGCGCCCGGAAGAAGTGACGGAAATGCAGCGCACCGTGCGCGGCGAAGTCATCAGCTCCACCTTCGACGAACCGGCTGCGCGCCACGTGCAGGTCGCCGAAATGGTAATCGAGCGGGCCAAGCGCCTGGTCGAGCACAAGAAGGACGTGGTGATCCTGCTCGACTCGATCACCCGCCTGGCGCGTGCCTACAACAACGTGGTGCCCAGCTCCGGCAAGGTGCTCACCGGTGGTGTGGACGCCAACGCCCTGCACCGTCCGAAGCGCTTCTTCGGCGCCGCGCGCAACGTGGAGGAAGGCGGCAGCCTGACCATCATCGCCACCGCGCTGGTCGATACCGGCAGCAAGATGGACGAGGTGATCTACGAAGAGTTCAAGGGCACCGGCAACAGCGAAGTGCACCTGAGCCGCCGCATCTCTGAAAAGCGCGTGTTCCCGGCGATCGACATCAACCGCTCGGGCACCCGTCGCGAAGACCTGCTGATCGAACCGGAACTGCTGCAGAAGATCTGGATCCTGCGCAAGCTGCTGCATCCGATGGATGAAATGGCCGCGATGGAATTCCTGCTCGACAAGATGAAGAACACCAAGTCCAACGACGAGTTCTTCGGTTCGATGAAGCGCTGA
- the trxA gene encoding thioredoxin TrxA: MSDKVVHVGDADFDSAVLNSKEPVLVDFWAEWCGPCKMIAPALDELADAYNGRAKIAKVNVDQNRALAAKYHVRSIPMLLVFKDGEVQAQQIGAVGKAQLAGMLDKALA, translated from the coding sequence ATGAGCGACAAGGTTGTACATGTCGGCGACGCCGACTTTGATAGCGCAGTGCTGAATTCCAAGGAACCGGTACTGGTCGATTTCTGGGCCGAATGGTGTGGTCCCTGCAAGATGATCGCCCCGGCCCTGGACGAACTGGCTGACGCCTACAACGGCCGCGCCAAGATCGCCAAGGTCAACGTGGACCAGAACCGTGCCCTGGCCGCCAAGTACCACGTGCGCTCGATCCCGATGCTGCTGGTGTTCAAGGACGGCGAAGTCCAGGCCCAGCAGATCGGTGCCGTCGGCAAGGCCCAGCTGGCCGGCATGCTCGACAAGGCCCTGGCCTGA
- the rhlB gene encoding ATP-dependent RNA helicase RhlB gives MSDKPLTDLTFSSFELHPALQAGLEGAGFTRCTPIQALTLPVALPGGDVAGQAQTGTGKTLAFLVAVVNRLLTRPALADRKPEDPRALILAPTRELAIQIHKDAVKFGSDLGLRFALVYGGVDYDKQREILQQGVDVIIATPGRLIDYVKQHKVVSLHACEICVLDEADRMFDLGFIKDIRFLLRRMPERTTRQTLLFSATLSHRVLELAYEHMNEPQKLVVESESITAARVRQRIYFPADEEKIPLLLGLLSRSEGARTMVFVNTKVFVERVARSLEKAGYRVGVLSGDVPQKKRESLLNRFQKGQLEILVATDVAARGLHIDGIKYVYNYDLPFDAEDYVHRIGRTARLGEEGDAISFACERYAMGLPDIEAYIDQKIPVEPVTSEILTPIPRAPRAPSPEGEGDAEGDENESVGQIFREAREARAAEEQRRGGGSSRGGKPSGGRGERRAPGERSADGKPRRERKPRVEGEQPVAAAADAVAKPQLAPIAAPSAEGSPAVEGERAPRKRRRRRHGRPVEGAEGAAATGPVTPVQVTAKPMRGTPAADPGASFLTRLGRKIRRMLSGS, from the coding sequence ATGAGCGACAAACCGCTGACCGATTTGACCTTCTCCTCCTTCGAGCTGCATCCGGCCCTGCAGGCCGGCCTTGAAGGAGCCGGATTCACCCGTTGCACGCCCATCCAGGCGCTGACCCTGCCGGTCGCGCTGCCCGGCGGCGACGTCGCCGGCCAGGCCCAGACCGGTACCGGCAAGACCCTGGCCTTCCTGGTCGCCGTGGTGAACCGCCTGCTGACCCGCCCGGCGCTGGCCGACCGCAAGCCGGAAGACCCGCGCGCGCTGATCCTGGCGCCGACCCGCGAGCTGGCCATCCAGATCCACAAGGACGCCGTGAAGTTCGGCTCCGACCTCGGCCTGCGCTTCGCGCTGGTCTACGGTGGCGTGGATTACGACAAGCAGCGCGAGATCCTGCAGCAGGGCGTGGACGTGATCATCGCCACCCCGGGCCGCCTGATCGACTACGTCAAGCAGCACAAGGTGGTCTCGCTGCATGCCTGCGAGATCTGCGTGCTCGACGAAGCCGACCGCATGTTCGACCTGGGCTTCATCAAGGACATCCGCTTCCTGCTGCGCCGCATGCCCGAGCGCACCACGCGCCAGACGCTGCTGTTCAGCGCCACGCTCAGCCACCGCGTGCTGGAGCTGGCCTATGAGCACATGAACGAGCCGCAGAAGCTGGTGGTGGAGAGCGAATCGATCACCGCCGCCCGCGTGCGCCAGCGCATCTACTTCCCGGCCGACGAAGAGAAGATCCCGCTGCTGCTGGGCCTGCTCTCGCGCAGCGAAGGCGCCCGCACCATGGTGTTCGTCAATACCAAGGTGTTCGTCGAGCGCGTCGCGCGTTCGCTGGAGAAGGCCGGCTACCGCGTCGGCGTGCTGTCCGGGGATGTGCCGCAGAAGAAGCGCGAAAGCCTGCTCAACCGCTTCCAGAAGGGCCAGCTGGAAATCCTGGTGGCCACCGATGTGGCCGCCCGCGGCCTGCACATCGACGGCATCAAGTACGTCTACAACTACGACCTGCCGTTCGATGCGGAAGACTACGTGCACCGCATCGGCCGCACCGCGCGGCTGGGCGAAGAGGGTGATGCGATCAGCTTCGCCTGCGAGCGCTACGCGATGGGCCTGCCGGATATCGAGGCCTACATCGACCAGAAGATTCCGGTCGAGCCGGTCACCAGCGAAATCCTGACCCCGATTCCGCGCGCGCCGCGTGCACCGTCGCCCGAAGGCGAGGGTGATGCCGAGGGCGACGAGAACGAGAGCGTCGGCCAGATCTTCCGTGAAGCGCGCGAAGCGCGTGCGGCGGAAGAGCAGCGTCGTGGCGGTGGCAGCAGCCGCGGCGGCAAGCCGTCCGGCGGTCGTGGCGAGCGCCGCGCCCCGGGTGAGCGCAGTGCCGATGGCAAGCCGCGCCGTGAGCGCAAGCCGCGCGTGGAAGGCGAGCAGCCGGTGGCTGCCGCCGCCGATGCCGTGGCCAAGCCGCAGCTCGCACCGATCGCCGCCCCGTCCGCCGAAGGCAGCCCGGCCGTGGAAGGCGAGCGCGCCCCGCGCAAGCGTCGTCGCCGTCGCCACGGCCGTCCGGTCGAAGGTGCCGAAGGCGCGGCAGCCACCGGCCCGGTGACCCCGGTGCAGGTGACCGCCAAGCCGATGCGCGGCACGCCGGCCGCCGATCCGGGCGCCTCGTTCCTGACCCGCCTGGGCCGCAAGATCCGCCGGATGCTCTCCGGTTCGTAA
- the ftsE gene encoding cell division ATP-binding protein FtsE: MSVLRFDNVSKQYAGGHQALVDVSFDVAPGEMLFVTGHSGAGKSTLLKLIHLDERPSRGAVIFDERNLLKVRGGSIPRHRREVGAVYQDHRLLMDRSIAENVALPLILRGTRRNEIGKRVRSVLERMGLGHREKALPSQLSAGEQQRVGIARAIVGEPKLLVADEPTGNLDPTLAAEIMALFAELPDRGTSVLVVSHDLALLRRMRKRVLILDHGRLVDDISPQDLAE; the protein is encoded by the coding sequence ATGAGCGTCCTGCGTTTTGACAATGTCAGCAAACAATATGCCGGCGGCCACCAGGCACTGGTGGACGTCAGCTTCGATGTCGCCCCCGGGGAAATGCTGTTCGTTACCGGTCATTCCGGTGCGGGCAAGAGCACCCTGCTCAAGTTGATCCATCTCGACGAGCGGCCCAGCCGCGGCGCGGTGATCTTCGATGAGCGCAACCTGCTGAAGGTACGCGGCGGCAGTATTCCGCGGCATCGGCGCGAGGTCGGTGCGGTCTACCAGGACCACCGCCTGCTGATGGACCGCAGCATCGCCGAGAATGTCGCCCTGCCGCTGATCCTGCGTGGCACCCGTCGCAACGAGATCGGCAAGCGCGTGCGCTCGGTGCTCGAACGGATGGGCCTGGGCCATCGCGAAAAAGCGCTGCCCTCGCAGTTGTCGGCCGGCGAGCAGCAGCGCGTCGGCATCGCCCGTGCGATTGTCGGCGAGCCCAAGCTGCTGGTCGCCGATGAACCAACCGGCAATCTTGATCCGACCCTGGCGGCAGAAATCATGGCGTTGTTCGCCGAACTGCCCGACCGCGGCACCAGCGTGCTGGTGGTCAGCCACGATCTGGCCCTGCTGCGGCGCATGCGCAAGCGCGTGCTGATCCTGGACCACGGCCGCCTGGTCGATGACATCTCGCCGCAGGACCTGGCCGAATGA
- the ftsX gene encoding permease-like cell division protein FtsX, translating to MNTPVTKETAAPSRLGVWLHHHGHSVVFSLGRAWRKPWATLLTVMVMALALALPLGLSIALDNLKHFAGSVQQSRDINLFLKTDAGADAAGQVAETLRGRADVANVTVQTPEQGLAELRESAGLGEAIDALHDNPLPTLLIVTPGEGADDTRLAQSLEGLPQADLVQHDALWRKRLDGWLGFGTRLVQVLSVLLGLGAALVVGNTVRLDIQARRDEIGVLQLLGASDGFIRRPFLYLGAWYGLGAGAVALALIGAAGLALRPPLAALSQSYGSPFVLHGLDLLHSSFVLLGTVVLGWLGAWLVTGHFLRQTRPTET from the coding sequence ATGAATACCCCGGTGACCAAGGAAACCGCCGCGCCATCGCGCCTTGGCGTGTGGCTGCACCACCACGGCCACAGCGTGGTCTTCAGCCTCGGCCGCGCGTGGCGCAAGCCGTGGGCGACCCTGCTGACCGTGATGGTCATGGCACTGGCGCTGGCCCTGCCGCTGGGCCTGTCGATCGCGCTGGACAACCTCAAGCACTTCGCTGGCAGCGTGCAGCAATCGCGCGACATCAACCTGTTCCTCAAGACCGATGCCGGTGCCGATGCGGCCGGCCAGGTCGCCGAGACCCTGCGCGGCCGCGCCGATGTGGCCAACGTCACCGTGCAGACACCCGAGCAGGGCTTGGCCGAGCTGCGCGAGAGCGCCGGGCTGGGCGAAGCGATCGATGCGCTGCATGACAACCCGCTGCCGACCCTGCTGATCGTGACCCCGGGCGAGGGCGCTGATGACACGCGCCTGGCACAGTCGCTGGAAGGCCTGCCGCAGGCCGATCTGGTGCAGCACGATGCGCTGTGGCGCAAGCGCCTGGATGGCTGGCTCGGATTCGGCACGCGCCTGGTGCAGGTGCTGTCGGTCCTGCTCGGCCTCGGCGCCGCACTGGTGGTCGGGAATACCGTGCGCCTGGACATCCAGGCCCGCCGCGATGAGATCGGTGTGCTGCAGCTGCTCGGTGCCAGCGATGGCTTCATCCGTCGCCCGTTCCTGTACCTGGGCGCGTGGTACGGCCTGGGCGCCGGCGCGGTGGCGCTGGCCCTGATCGGTGCCGCCGGGCTGGCGCTGCGCCCGCCGCTGGCGGCGCTCTCGCAGAGTTATGGCAGCCCGTTCGTGCTGCATGGTCTGGACCTGCTGCATTCCTCGTTCGTGCTGCTCGGCACCGTAGTGCTGGGCTGGCTGGGCGCCTGGCTGGTGACGGGACATTTCCTGCGCCAGACCCGTCCCACCGAAACCTGA